TACATTATATAGTTGAGTTTCATCCACTCTTATTTGTGCAATATTCTTCACAACTTCTTGTATCCACATGATAGATTAAGTTTCACCCGTTCTTAGTTTTCACCAGATAATCCTGATACAACTCAATCATAATAATCCTTAACTCTCCTGAGTTAATCAACAAATGTTTGAATTCTAAGAGTtaatcaacaaatatttgaattcCTTTTAGAATGTGAATCAATCTGATTGTTTATGTTCAGTACAATTCAATCCACATACTTGTTAggtgtttttctctctttttttctctacaGATGGTAAGCTTATATTAGAATGAAGCGTATTTCTAAAcccaactttttctttttagatatTCTCTTTGAGTTGTTGGTTTTTTGTGCTTTTTCTCTCGACCGATAttgctttttttattatattctctTCGTAAGTTATTCTCTTCGTAAGCTATCCTCTTGATTCCAATTTGCTGTTTTCAAGAGCAGAAGAAAGGGACTGCAAAGTCGACACTCGTGAAGGTGAAGAACGGGTATACAGAAGTTGATGACTATATTGCAACCTACGAACCGCTCATCTTTGAAGAAGCCAAATCCCAGATCATTAaggagaaagaggaagaagacggTATCTTTAATTTCAACTATTTTTTCGTTTTAGCCAGAGGACTGTTAAAGCCCTGTCTAAGTTGCGGTTTTCCCTTTCTCacttcaatttaaataataattggtttgcttttcatgttttaaagttAGAAGGGTCCACCAATGTAGTGAGGTATGGTTGACAAATAAATCTCCTTCTTAAGCACATAATGAAAGGTCTGATTCTGAGTCTGTGTTAATAGAGAATATCTATTAAGAGAGACTTTCCCTTTAAATAGAGTTTTGGATTAGTCTTTTTAGTTGTCGGCTATGAGAGACTTCATAAATCTTTGGGaccaaaataaaagtttgaagGGTTTCTTTgcttaagaatttttttttgtttgcctGACCAGTGACTGATTGGAAATTGAGGGTGGTAAAAAGTTGGAGTGAGGCAgatgattttcattttatagaatttcCGTGTGAAATTAACGAGGGAGAATCAATATCACAGAATGATCTTTTGCTGCTTTCCAGAGATAAGGTACTACCAGTGATGAGAAGTTATGTGTTTtgggttttgaattttttgcCTATTCGAATTTGAATTGATGCCTATCTGTATTTGTCGCAGCAGTTTGTAGATGGAAAAAGATTACCTACTGTTTATGCATTTGCTTTGGTGGAACATGTCCGGAAATATTTTGATACCCGACTTGTTCGAGTTAGACTCTATCTTGCTGGGGagttcttaaaatataaaacagatGATATAAAATCTTGCCCTAGGCTGTTTAACATGCGATCTCATATATGCGAGACAGAAAGACAGTTATATTTTATGAAGGTAACCTATTCTATCATGTACTTCTAGTGATATCAATATTGTGTGTGTTTCGTATGTAAAGCTGCCTTTCTTgattaattgtattattaatttataatagtattattaatttataatagaaatataaaggttttcagattttttttttcttaacaaaaggcattttcttttaaattagcTTTGCCGTTGATCCAATGTGAAAATCATGCAGCAATGCAGCTTATCTACTGTTGCTCGTGAATATTATTGGGATCGTGTTTAGTTACGTCTCCTACTCGGATACGTAACATTATCTGTTATGTTCATTGTTAGTCTCTTCTTGCTTTGTGTTATGCATGTTTGCTCTCTTGACATGCCTACCTTCAAGTAGTTCATAAGCAAATGTTGTGAATCAAGCAGAAGTGCAACAATAAGggtaaattttgatttttgtattatatCATAAAGAAAATAGCTGTAATTCAAGTTAAGTGCACTTTTCCTTGGTTTCTCTTTCACTTTAGAtggtttaattttatatcaacatCGTAAGAAGCTGGGAAAATTGTTTAAAGCTTATGACAGTTTTTGGACTTTGGCTTATAGAAGTAAGTGCTCTGGATGATTACTTATTTGATATTTGCATTGTTGGAGTATGATAAGAGAGAAAGAACCTATTGGCTTAACTGTACTTTAGAATTCTCCAAGGTCCAAATAAAGTATTTTGATTAGAATATTCTTGAGGATGTTTTCaagaagttattttaattaaagtacaaTTCTAGATGATTGGAGTATTAGTCACATAAGTCAGTTTATTTAGCTGATTTTATGAATGCAGGTCCATAGCAGAGTACCCTTCCAAACTGATAAAGTTGATTTTAACCTCTATCGGATCTCTTGCATGTTGGCTCGCTCTTTTACCCTTTTTGTAGAATTCAAGAATAATTTAGTTTGGTTAGATGATGTTCAACAAGAGCCTTGTGTAATATTAGGTTTCAAAGTACATATCTTGCAAAATTACCTTGGGATGGTGACCACTTCTGTCCCGAGATCAACTAAAATAAACCGCAAATGGGTTTTATACTAGCATTGTtagtgttgaaatgtaatgttattttattatttcttttatatatacataccaAGCTTGTGTTGCCACTTTTTGTAACCTTTATATATACATCATTCTATCAAGGCTTTTCCCTGGATGAACTTGTACGTGGAATATTAGACCAAATGTGTTTCAATTAGATATGCTGCCACCATCATTATATAATCCTTCATATCACTATTGTAAACTTTTGTTATAATGCCATGATTATGCCTCAGCAGGTCTGGAGTGGaatttagttattaatttaaCGGTTTTATTAACATCAACGCTTACTGATAAAGAAAACATTTGTAGTTCAAAACTATAAAATgcaatgatttttttctttttcaataaaaacttACCACCACTTCTAGATGTTAATATTCAACCCTAAGGGGATGCTGACATTCTCCTGAAATGAATGAAGAGTCTTGATATAATGAGTGATATGAAGTTAGATGAAAAGGCTCCAAAATTTGTTCCTAACAAAACATTTAttctttagaattaattatgCTGGTGAATGTGTTACTAGAACCTGTGCAATAGGttatatttcatttctttttagaTTACTTTAGCTTCTAATCATCCTTCCAATTAAACTATAGGAAAGATTGAGATTGAATTGAAACTGTGTGTTTCTAATACAacatagatattttatttatattgagaaaaaagaatcattacaataaataaaagagatttTACATCCtctaataataaagatatgatatctgaataaataaaaaggtttccaataatatgtatatataatctatatatGTTTGATAATATAGGATTTGTTCCTTATTTCTATAATGATAACATTCCCTTCAAGTTGGAGCATATAATCATATATGCTTAGCTTTTTGCAAATATACTTGGTCCTCTTAGCAACTTGGTAAATATGTCAACTAATTGTTCACTAGAATATCCGAGCTGCAATTTTAGACGAGGCCACAATTGTATGTATTCATACACTTTATGTTGAATGCATAAGCAAAAAGCAATCTGATTTTCATAGTATTTTCTGTCTTCTTGGCAGGTCTTCTCAACTCTCAGCTTTAGTGGTTCCCATGTTTTCAGTGAACTAAATCGTGGATTTGATGTTGTGATTATAGATGAAGCAGCACAGGTTGTAAGTGTCAAATCCTCTTAGTTGCTGAGTCACTTTTAATATTGCTTATAATATGAACTAACTTGACAAAGTTTGATCTTAAGAAGTTGCTGGGGTACCTCAAAATATTCCAgcaactaatttttatttatttttatattgtagtATGCAGTTGGAATAACTTTCATGAACCAATAATCCCTGAAACCTAAGCTATCATGTGAAGacataaaaatgattttatgttttaaatctTAGTATCTCTTACTTGCCCACACCGGAGTCCTTTGGGCTTTAGCTGTGAATAATGCACAGACCCAGCTGTATTGTGCTAGATTATAACTTTTCATTAGAAAATAATAGGGGAGGAAAGGATTATTGAACTCTAGACCTTATGGTCATAGAGACTGATAGTATCCTATGAACCAACTATCAGGAAAGCTTAAGCTGAggtaaaaaatagaaataattttagattataaagatataaatacttttagatTATAATGAGTTCTCAAATATTTTGAGGCTggaatacaaatatttttttgccTCTTGGAGTAAACAAGCTACTGAGGACTAAGTCTAAAGTCTGAAGTATATCTGAAATCCCTAAAAGTCAACAAAAAGTGTAGGTTCATTACAAGGTTGGTTGCACAGTTCAAATAAGTGGGGAGTTTAGTTATGACTTGTGCACATGAAGGTAGACTTTGTTCTGAATACATGTctcctattaaaaaaattattaatgatgttaaaacaaatttattttcagcAAGGATGGTGTAGCatcaacaaaacatacattCCAAGTCAATgaatcaacttaaaaaaaaatgtgtaggTTAAGTACAGGGCTTGTAGCATAGTTCAAGTAAGTGGGGAGTTTAGTTATTACTTTTGTACATGAAGGTAGACTTTGTTCTGAATAGATATCTcctattacaaaaaatattaatgatgtCTAAACACCTTTTTTTTAAGCAAGGATGGTGTACCATGAACAAAACATATGATCATGtatacattttttgttttttaagttcATTCACTGACTTGggatgtatgttttgttcatggtACACCATCCTTGCTGAAAAAAAAAGGTGTTTGgaaatcattaataattattttaataggaAACATGTATTCAGAATACCTTCATGTGCAGAAGTCATAACTAAACTCCCAGTTATTTCAACTAAGCTGCTAGTCCTGTACTGAAcctccaattttttatttttgaagttgaTTTTGTGACTTGGGATGTATGTTTTGTTGATGTTATACCATCCTTgttgaaaacaaatttgtttgGACAtcattaataatgtttttaataagaGACATGTATTCAGAACAAAGTCTACCTTCATGTGTAGAAGTCATAACTAAACTCCTCACTTATTTGAATTGTGCTACCAGCCCTGTACTGAACAtacactttttgttttttaagttcATTCAGTGACTTGggatgtatgttttgttcatggtACACCATCCTTGGTGAAAAAAATGGTGTTTAGacatcattaataatttttgtaataggAAACATGTATTTTGAACAAAGTCTACCTTCATGTGCAGAAGTAATAACTAAACTCTCCACTTATTTGAACTATGCTACCAACCCTGTACTGAACCtacacatttttttaagttgattCTGTGACTTGGGATGTATGTTTTGTTGATGCTATACCATTCTTgctgaaaataaatttgtttggacattattaataatatttttaataggaGACATGTATTCAGAACAAAGTCTACATTCACGTGCAGAAGTCATAACTAAACTTCCTACTTATTTGAACTGTGTTATCAACCTTGTCCTGAACctatactttttgttttttaagtcCATTCAAAGACTTGAGATGTATGTTTTCGGTGGCTTGAGCAGTTTCGAAACAATGGAACAGCGTCGGAAAGTGCTCCAGTGAATAGTCAACGGCGACACTTCCAATGAACGGTGGAAAGTCGCTCAAACTCCAAAACCTCTTCACACGACTTTTGGTGGGCTGGGCAGTTTTGAAACGGTGGAACAATGCCGGAAAGTACTCCGATGAGCGGTCAACGACAGCGCTTTCGATGAACGGTAGAAAGTCTCTCAAACTCCAAAACCTCTTCACGCGATTTTCGGTGGCCTAGGCTGCTTCTCTCTCTAGGGTTTTTTCAATCCCAAATGTAGCTTATGATTTTGAATTGGAAAAGTGAAAAGGCGCCACTTTAAAGCCTATCTTAATTCATTTTCATGTCATTTCGTTTTTTCGTGATAATATCAAAAGTTTATCATTTTTTtgtgtcaaagtatcattatctatAGCTGATAATATGATAATCTCAC
This sequence is a window from Vigna angularis cultivar LongXiaoDou No.4 chromosome 2, ASM1680809v1, whole genome shotgun sequence. Protein-coding genes within it:
- the LOC108328631 gene encoding probable helicase MAGATAMA 3, with the translated sequence MKPILLIPICCFQEQKKGTAKSTLVKVKNGYTEVDDYIATYEPLIFEEAKSQIIKEKEEEDVTDWKLRVVKSWSEADDFHFIEFPCEINEGESISQNDLLLLSRDKQFVDGKRLPTVYAFALVEHVRKYFDTRLVRVRLYLAGEFLKYKTDDIKSCPRLFNMRSHICETERQLYFMKVHSRVPFQTDKVDFNLYRISCMLARSFTLFVEFKNNLVWLDDVQQEPCVILGFKVHILQNYLGMVTTSVPRSTKINRKWVLY